The genome window TGGTGGGCTGTTATAGGGGCTTCCTTTTTGTTTTTGTCATGGTCTGCTATTTCTTTACCAGCGACAATGAAGCTTATAGCTCAGGTTTTACCTTCTAACAGGCGAACTATGGGTGTTTCTATGCATTCCTTTATTAGACGCATTCCTATGGCTCTAGGACCTATTATAGGGGGAATAATGATAGGCTTTTGGGGAGAAAGAACAGGGGTCAGACTTGCATTTGTTATTGCGTTCATACTGGCTGGATTTGCCCTTTTTTTACAACAAATTCTTATTACCCCTGATCGGGAAATCATAGAACGCCCTGAAAAAAATCCTTTTATTGTTTTTCAGCTTATGCCTACAGACCTTAAAAATTTACTGATTTCAGATATATTGATTCGTTTTTGTGAACAAATTCCTTATGCATTTGTTGTCGTTTGGGCGATGAAGACTATTGCTAATCCTGTTTCAGCCTTTCAATTTGGGATTCTTACAACTATAGAGATGGTTGTTGCCATGTTTATTTATATTCCAGTGGCGTGGCTAGCTGATAGGGGAAATAAAAAAATTTTCGTTGCAATAACTTTCTGCTTTTTTACTATTTTTCCTATCGCACTTTATCATTCTCATTCTTTTTGGCCGCTGGCAGGAGCATTTGTTATTCGCGGATTTAAAGAGTTTGGTGAACCAACGAGGAAATCGCTTATTCTCGATTTAGCTCCGGCAGACCGTCGTGCAGCCATGTTTGGCTTATACTACATGATACGCGATATCATTGTTTCAGTAGCGGCTTTCAGCGGAGCTTTGTTATGGATGGTGAGTCCTGCTGCTAATTTCTACACGGCATTTTTTTGTGGAATAGTGGGAACAGGATGGTTTATAGTAAAAGGGAAAAGTAGCAAACAACTCTTGTCGCAAAACAGATAAACTGGTAGAAAAGATACATATAAAACCATGACGATAGGTGTGATCATCAATGGGAGTTATAAAAGTTGTCGAGTATAACGGACCCGATCCTCACGACGTTTTTGCCTGGAAATTTGTAGATGGGACTGGTCGTTCCGATGAATTGTCCACATGGACACAACTTGTAGTTCGAGAGTCACAGGAGGCTATTTTATTTAAAAATGGACAGGCCTTTGATCTTTTCCCAGCTGGACGTCATACATTAAGCACAAATAACATTCCTCTTATTTCGACTTTTATGAACCTTCCTTATGGGGGGAAATCGCCTTTTAAGGCAGAAGTATGGTATGTCAATAAGCTCTATTCCCTTGATATTAAATGGGGAACGCCAACTCCTATTCAGATTCAAGATCCTCGATATGGAGTGTGGCTGCCTGTTCGTTCCTATGGACAATTTGGAATACGAATCGCTGATTCTCGCAAATTTCTACTTAAACTTGTAGGTAATGTTGCTCTCTTTACCAAAGAGAATCTGACCCGTTTTTTCAGGGGTCTTCTTACTACACGTATTAAAGATCTAATTTCGAGTTACATTGTTATTGAGAAAAAGACTATTCTTGAGCTAAATGCATATCTCAATGAAATATCAGCTCATATGGAAGAGGAAATTCGTCCCATCTTGGGAGATTATGGCATTGAACTCGTTAATTTTTTTGCTAATTCAGTGAACGTACCAGACGATGACCCAGTGGTCATTCAACTTAAAAATGCCCTTGTTAAAAAGGCCGAAATGGATATTTTAGGGTATTCCTATCAGCAGGAACGAAGTTTTGACACTCTCGAAAAGGCTGCGGAAAATGAAGGCAATGGCGCTGGCCTTATGCAGGCTGGAATAGGCTTGGGAATGGGTGTTGGCGTTGGAGGTGCTTTTGGACAGACGGCAGCTCGTATGACGGAGGAGTTGCGTACCGATGGTTCGAAAGAACAAGCAAAGACGAGTGGCATTACCTGTTCTAATTGTGGAGCTTTTCTTCCTAACGATGCTCAATTTTGCTCTCAGTGTGGACGTAAAATACGGTTATGCCAATCATGTGGCAATGATATTCCCGATGAAGCCATGAGATGTCCAGTATGTGGGGCATCTGTTCCCGTTCAGTGTTCTCAGTGTGGCAATATGGTAGGAGCTGATATGCGTTTTTGTCCTTTCTGTGGCCGGGAAATGAAACGTACCTGTCCTTCATGTGGAAAAAACGTAGATCTAAATGCTCGTTTTTGTCCTTCCTGCGGGCAGAAACTAGATGAAAATCCTATCCAGTAAGGGAAGGAGTTTCTAATGAAAATGAAAAATAAATTGAGTCTCGCTCTCCTTTTTGTTATGGCGGTAGTTCTTAGTGCTGTTATTGCTGTTTCCTTCATGACGACAGAGCCCGATGCACGAAGTGCTTATTTTTGGATAACGTTTTTCTTCCTCCTAGTTGGTATCGTTATCTCTTTCTTGTTTGGTTTATTACAGATTCGTATAGATCTTGATAAGGGGCTTCCTACGCCAGCTTTTTTTGGTCTTGGAACACTTATAATTCTTTACGACCTTTTTTTGATTGTTAATCCTCTCCTTTTCTGGAAGGGGTTTGAATTCTCAGTTACAGGATATGCTGTAACGCACATTATTGGATTAGCTGCTTTTTTGTCATTAAGCGGAACGACGCTTATGTCGGCTGTTTCTATTACGGCAAGGGAAAAAGAAGAGAAGGAAGATATCTATACTATTCGTCTTTGGACAGATCGTTTGAACCGAGTCCTTACCCAAGCTCGAGATAACGAATTGAGCGATGATGTTTTGCTAGAGATCCAAAAGCTTGTAGGAAAAATCAGATACACTGATCCTGTAAGTTGTCAGGATGCCCTTCCCATTGAAAAGAAAATAAGCGAAATGATCGAGAAAATTTCAGACGGAATTGATCTTTTTACCGTAGAAGAACAAGGTTCTTCTGAGGAGGAGAAGATTTTAGAAAATCTTAAACAACTTATGGAATATGTAACAGACAGAGAAGAGCTTATCGCTCGTATGAAATAGTTTATATTTGAGGAGGAAATGGAATGGCAGCAGACAATGTTGAAAGGGAACTGACATGTGCGTCATGTGGTGCTAACAATGAGCCAGGTTCCACATATTGTGCATATTGTGGAACGCTTCTGCCGGAAAAGAAAATAGAAAAAGAATCAGTCTCTTCAACAGTTTTTACACCAGTATCGATTTCGGGTGAAAAAATTGCTTTTAAGAGGGTTAGTGTTGGTATAGCAGTTCTTTTTACCATCCTTACTTTCGGTATATATCCAGTAGTATGGGTTTTGTTGAGAAAAAAGGCTTTTAATGAATTAAAAGGAACAGAAAAAATTGCCGGATGGTTGGCATCTTTACCTCTTATTCTGTGGGGGCTTTCCATTGCAATTCAAGATCCGGAAATACAAGGCATTATGAGGATAGCATCATGGATTACATGGATTATTCTTGCTTTTAAGATGAGAAAAATGCTTCGTGAATATATTGCGAGTTTTGGAGATGAAGATGTTCTTCCTAACATTGCTCCATCAAAGATAATGACGTTCTTTTTTACTTTTTTCTATATTCAGTATCATATAAATCGCCTTATCGATATCGGGGTTTTCAAGCGAGCAAATTAAAGTTATAAATTTGAGGTTGCTTCTTAAGAAGCAACCTTTTTTCTTGCGTCAAAAAGATTTAGTGATAATATATTTTTATAATAAATATAACGGAAGGTGAAGTCATATGCCCATATATTTGAATAATGCGGCGACAACATGGCCGAAACCTCAGGTTGTTCCAGAGGCAATGTATGATTTTTTGGTCAATTCAGGGGCAAATTTGGCCCGGGGGACAACAGCAAAACGTGATCTCGGGACGATGGACCTTGTCTTAAATTGTCGAGAATTGTTGGCTGAATTTTTTCATGGATATGAAGATGCGGATCCTAGATATGTAACCTTCACATCTAATATAACCGAATCGCTAAACGTTGTTCTTAAAGGTTTTCTCAAACCTGGAATGAGAGTGTTAACGAGTAGCATGGAACATAATGCTTCCATGCGGCCTCTTCGACGCCTTGAACAGCAGCTCGGAGTGGAAATTAGAGTTCTCCAATGCGACAGTGAAGGTGTTCTTCCTCTTGATGTTTTGGGTGAGGCTTTAACTGAAAAGAAATACGATCTTATGGTTATGACCCATGCAAGTAACGTGTGTGGAACGATTCAAGATATAGAAGGAATAGCTCGTCTTTGTCGTTCCGCTGGCGTTCCCCTTGTTATCGATTCTGCCCAGACAGCAGGAGTATTGCCCATTCATGTGACAGATTTAGGCTTGGCAGCTCTCTGTTTTACGGGGCATAAAGGACTTATGGGACCTCAAGGAACAGGTGGCATTGTCTGGAATCCTGATTTTGCCGAGAAAGTTGATTGGTTTATTGAAGGGGGAACGGGGAGTTTTTCTCACCTTGAATATCAACCTGATTGTATGCCTGATAAATTTGAAGCTGGAACGCCTAATCTTCCAGGCATAGCTGGCTTGAGAGCTGCATTACAATGGCTCATTAAAGAGGGTCCGGCGAAGATACATGCGCGCGAGATAGAGTTGGGAGCTCGTTTTCTTGAGGGAATAAATAAAAATCCTTCCATTCTTCTTGCGGGCAAAAAAACTATGGAAGGACGGCTGCCTGTTTTCCCTCTTAACTTTGAAGGACACGATCACGCTATTATTGCTGCGGAACTCGTGGATAGAGCAGGTATAGAGACTCGGCCAGGGCTCCATTGCGCTCCGATTGCACATAAAACACTTGGTACTGAAGCAATGGGAGGAGCATTACGTGTCTCTGTTGGATATTTCAACACAGAGGAAGAAATTGATTCTTGCCTTACGGCTCTTAATAGTATTCTTTCACACCCAGTGAAGGCGAAAGCTTAAAAACGAATAACTCTGTTCCCTGCTTCCTGTCCATGTATCCCCTCTTGCGGGCAGGAAGCTTTCTTTATCCCTCCATTAAAAAAGACAGCAGTATTTCCTCCTAGACGTTTCGCTTCGTACAATGCCACATCGCAATCTCTAAAGAGGTCTGTAATAGAATTGTAGCACTCTGCTTTGGTGATAATCCCCATGCTGAAAGAGAGAGTTATTGAAACATTTTTTATTTTCAGGGGGTCCTTCATTACCTCTTTGACTTTCTCTGCAAAAGCCATACCATCTTCCTTATCTTTATGCAGCAAAAGTAGAACGAATTCATCTCCTCCCAGACGAGCAAAAACATCATTTTCGGAGAGCAGAAAATGAAGGCGTTTTCCTACTTCCCGTAAAACACGATCTCCATAAAGATGGCCACATGTATCATTAATATTTTTAAAGTGATCTACATCCATCATAATAAAAAGGAAGGGGATACTTTTTCCTCGCTTATTTGCTCCGAGAATACGGTGAAGGCGCTCCATAAAACTTGCCCTGTTTGGAAGGCCTGTTAGAGAATCTCTGTAGGCCATATGATAAAGGCGATTTTCAAGATCTTTACGATGAGAAATATCTCTTGCTATTGAAAGAATAAGTTTTCTGTTACCGAGAGAGAGTTTCTGAGCTTGAAATTCAACGGGAATTCTATCTCCGTTTTTTCTCACAAGAGCTGTCTCTTTTTGTGCAAAAACAGGCAACGGATTTCGACCGATAAAGGCGTTGAGCGGATGACCAACGAGATCTTCTTTTTCATAATCAAGAAGTTGACAAGCTCGTGTATTAGACAAAATAATATTTCCGTTTATATCGCATATAAAAAACATGTCTGGAGCCGCATCTAGTATTTTTTGAATGTTGTCGATCATGTTGTTTATAGTATGAGATAAAAAAGTAATTTCATCTTTTCCCTCATCGGATACTCTGAGGTCTAAATTAGTGGTATGTGATATTTCTTTAACTTTATTAGCCATACGATGAAGGCGAAAAAGTATCGTTTTATTTAAGAAAAGGAGAATAAAAGTTGCCAAAACTCCCTGTGCTCCGAGGAAAAGAAAAAGAACAATAATAACAGTGTGATGTCCATAATGAAAAAGGGTACGTTCTTTTGCTGTTGCAAGAAGAAAGATGGGATTTCCTGCTATATCAGGTATGAGTGTTTGGGCCTCTAAAAACGAAGAAGAGAGCGAATTATATTTTGTATGCCAAGGCTTGAGTTCTTTCAATTCACTGTTAAATTCTTCATTATCGATTTCTGTTGGTAAAATCTTCAAAGAAATGTCAAGATATGTTGAAACCTGTTTCAGCGCACTATCATCAAAATAACGTCCAACGACAAGAAATCCTTTGGAAGGCCCTGAGAAATCACTTTTTAATATAGGGTGAAGCGCAATAATCATAGGTTTGTCCATATAGATAAGCCCCGAAAAGGAACCGTCTTTTTCCCCATTTTGAATACTTTCCTTTATGGTATCTGCATACTCTTGAATCAATGGTTTTTTTTGAAAAGTTGATGTGTCGAAAAGAGTGCTATATAGAATTTTTCCGTCATTGTTAAGGAGAAGAAAAAGATTAAGGTTGAGATTTGTAAAGGTTTCATCCATGAGGTTGTCTGTAATATATTTTTCATTATACTGTGAAGCAAAGGTATAAGTTTCGTTCCATGGTGCCCAATCGCTTGCGATTGATTCAAGATTTTCTCTGAAATAATTTACCGTTTCAAGAACTCTTTGATTATCTTTTTCGAAAGTCTGCTCTTCAAAATCAATAAATCTTTTTAAAATGAAGCGATCAGCAATACAGAACGCCGCAAAGGCATTAACAATAAAGGCAATGATTATAATAAGCAGCGTTTTTGTGCGTATCGACACGAGCTTCACCTGTCCTTTATACGTATCTACTATACGTAAAATATTACTTATCACCAACTTATTATCGTAAGTTTAATCGTCAATATAAAGGCTGTCAAAAAATGCCTTGACAAATAAAGGAATTCAGGTACTATAATTCCTGATTTTAAAAATTGGAGGCACATAATGCATTCGATAGTTTCTATTTCTGAAGCGGCATCCCTTGCTTTTCATGGGATGGGACTTTTAGCTGTTACTGGTAAACGAATGAGCATAAAAGAAATGGCGGAAATTATTAATGTTTCAGAGGCTCATTTAGCGAAAGTTTTTCAACGTTTGGTCAAAGCAGGTTTTGTCGAGTCTTCACGGGGGCCTGGCGGTGGTTTTGAATTGGCTCGGTCAGCTGAAAGTATATCATTACTTGAGATATACGAAGAGATAGAGGGTAAAACTGAGGAAAATTATTGTTTGCTCCATTGCGAAGAGTGCCCCTTTCATATCTGTATTTTCGGAAGTCTGTTGCAGAAAATGACGCAAGAATTTTTAGGGTATTTGCGGGATAAGTTGTTATCAGATCTGGTAAGAGGTGAAGTGTATGAGTCATATGGTGAAAAGGAAGATTATTAAGATTGATGAAGAAAAGTGCAATGGTTGTGGTTTATGTGCCCAAGCATGTCATGAAGGTGCGATCCAGATTATTGACGGAAAGGCAAAGCTTGTCAGCGAATCTTATTGTGATGGTTTAGGTGATTGTATTGGAAAATGTCCTCAGGAAGCAATATTTTTTGAAGAAAGAGAGGCTGCTCCTTACGATGAAGACGCTGTAAAACGCCATATGGCGAGGTGTCCTGGCTCTATGGCAACAGATTTGAGAAAGACAAGTACATCAAGTAGAATTGAAAAAGCATCTGAAAAGAAACTGAAAACAGATCTTCAAAAATCACAATTGGGGAATTGGCCAGTTCAGATTCGTTTAGTGCCAATAAATGCTCCATACCTTCATCATGCCAACCTTATTATTGCTGCTGATTGTACTGCTTACGCCTTTGCTGATTTTCACAGACAATTTCTTCTGGAAGAAAATTCTGTTTGTTTAATAGGATGTCCTAAACTTGATGATGCTCAAGCCTATATAGATAAAATATCCCAACTTATTGTTGCCAATGAACCCAAGTCTATCTCTGCCATATATATGGAAGTTCCATGTTGTGGTGGTCTAGTTCGTCTTATCTCCCATGCCATAGAACATGCTAAGGTCAATATAACGCTCAAGCTTATAAAAATAAGCATAGGTGGAAAAATTATAGATAAAGAAACGACAAAATATGTGTTCTCAAAGTAGCGTTATAAAGAAGAGGAGGGATTGATAGTATGTATTGCTACCAGTGTGAACAGACTGCGAAAGGGACGGGTTGCACGGCTTTTGGTGTTTGTGGCAAATCTCCAGAGGTTTCCGATCTTCAAGATCTTCTCATCCATATAACAAAAGGTATTTCCATGTACGCCAGTAAGGCGCGAGAAATGGGAACTATTGATCGCAATATAGATGTGTTTGTTATAAAGGCTCTTTTTACAACGATTACGAATGTCAACTTTGATGAAGAACGTATGGAAAAAATGCTTAAAGAAGCAGCTTCCATGAAAGAAAAAGCGAGAGATTTATATGAGCAGGCTTGTGTGAAATCAGGGAAAAAACCTGAGGAACTTAAAGGGCCAGCCTCTTATATGCTTCCCGATAGTCGAGATGAAATGATTCGTGATGGTGAAAAAGTGACACCTGAAGCTTGGGCTGCAAAATATGGTGAGGTTATGCAGGGTCTTCGGGATCTTATACTTTTCGGGCTAAAGGGAAGTGCTGCCTATACAGATCATGCTCATGTTTTAGGATACGATGATGACGATATTTACGGATTTTTTCACGACTTTCTGACATACCTGAGCGACGAAACTTTTACAGTAGATGATTTGGTTGCGAGAGCTCTTGATGCAG of Aminobacterium sp. MB27-C1 contains these proteins:
- a CDS encoding SPFH domain-containing protein, producing MGVIKVVEYNGPDPHDVFAWKFVDGTGRSDELSTWTQLVVRESQEAILFKNGQAFDLFPAGRHTLSTNNIPLISTFMNLPYGGKSPFKAEVWYVNKLYSLDIKWGTPTPIQIQDPRYGVWLPVRSYGQFGIRIADSRKFLLKLVGNVALFTKENLTRFFRGLLTTRIKDLISSYIVIEKKTILELNAYLNEISAHMEEEIRPILGDYGIELVNFFANSVNVPDDDPVVIQLKNALVKKAEMDILGYSYQQERSFDTLEKAAENEGNGAGLMQAGIGLGMGVGVGGAFGQTAARMTEELRTDGSKEQAKTSGITCSNCGAFLPNDAQFCSQCGRKIRLCQSCGNDIPDEAMRCPVCGASVPVQCSQCGNMVGADMRFCPFCGREMKRTCPSCGKNVDLNARFCPSCGQKLDENPIQ
- a CDS encoding DUF4234 domain-containing protein, which gives rise to MAADNVERELTCASCGANNEPGSTYCAYCGTLLPEKKIEKESVSSTVFTPVSISGEKIAFKRVSVGIAVLFTILTFGIYPVVWVLLRKKAFNELKGTEKIAGWLASLPLILWGLSIAIQDPEIQGIMRIASWITWIILAFKMRKMLREYIASFGDEDVLPNIAPSKIMTFFFTFFYIQYHINRLIDIGVFKRAN
- a CDS encoding Rrf2 family transcriptional regulator, coding for MHSIVSISEAASLAFHGMGLLAVTGKRMSIKEMAEIINVSEAHLAKVFQRLVKAGFVESSRGPGGGFELARSAESISLLEIYEEIEGKTEENYCLLHCEECPFHICIFGSLLQKMTQEFLGYLRDKLLSDLVRGEVYESYGEKEDY
- a CDS encoding ATP-binding protein → MSHMVKRKIIKIDEEKCNGCGLCAQACHEGAIQIIDGKAKLVSESYCDGLGDCIGKCPQEAIFFEEREAAPYDEDAVKRHMARCPGSMATDLRKTSTSSRIEKASEKKLKTDLQKSQLGNWPVQIRLVPINAPYLHHANLIIAADCTAYAFADFHRQFLLEENSVCLIGCPKLDDAQAYIDKISQLIVANEPKSISAIYMEVPCCGGLVRLISHAIEHAKVNITLKLIKISIGGKIIDKETTKYVFSK
- a CDS encoding MFS transporter; the protein is MFKVTYLKKRFLNFLALERSMIGLLSMVILVGLGERLAERFLPIYLIALGGGPLSIGLLNGLDNLLSALYSYPGGYLADRLGTKTSLFLFNILAMIGFLIVILFPFWWAVIGASFLFLSWSAISLPATMKLIAQVLPSNRRTMGVSMHSFIRRIPMALGPIIGGIMIGFWGERTGVRLAFVIAFILAGFALFLQQILITPDREIIERPEKNPFIVFQLMPTDLKNLLISDILIRFCEQIPYAFVVVWAMKTIANPVSAFQFGILTTIEMVVAMFIYIPVAWLADRGNKKIFVAITFCFFTIFPIALYHSHSFWPLAGAFVIRGFKEFGEPTRKSLILDLAPADRRAAMFGLYYMIRDIIVSVAAFSGALLWMVSPAANFYTAFFCGIVGTGWFIVKGKSSKQLLSQNR
- a CDS encoding diguanylate cyclase domain-containing protein encodes the protein MSIRTKTLLIIIIAFIVNAFAAFCIADRFILKRFIDFEEQTFEKDNQRVLETVNYFRENLESIASDWAPWNETYTFASQYNEKYITDNLMDETFTNLNLNLFLLLNNDGKILYSTLFDTSTFQKKPLIQEYADTIKESIQNGEKDGSFSGLIYMDKPMIIALHPILKSDFSGPSKGFLVVGRYFDDSALKQVSTYLDISLKILPTEIDNEEFNSELKELKPWHTKYNSLSSSFLEAQTLIPDIAGNPIFLLATAKERTLFHYGHHTVIIVLFLFLGAQGVLATFILLFLNKTILFRLHRMANKVKEISHTTNLDLRVSDEGKDEITFLSHTINNMIDNIQKILDAAPDMFFICDINGNIILSNTRACQLLDYEKEDLVGHPLNAFIGRNPLPVFAQKETALVRKNGDRIPVEFQAQKLSLGNRKLILSIARDISHRKDLENRLYHMAYRDSLTGLPNRASFMERLHRILGANKRGKSIPFLFIMMDVDHFKNINDTCGHLYGDRVLREVGKRLHFLLSENDVFARLGGDEFVLLLLHKDKEDGMAFAEKVKEVMKDPLKIKNVSITLSFSMGIITKAECYNSITDLFRDCDVALYEAKRLGGNTAVFFNGGIKKASCPQEGIHGQEAGNRVIRF
- a CDS encoding aminotransferase class V-fold PLP-dependent enzyme; translated protein: MPIYLNNAATTWPKPQVVPEAMYDFLVNSGANLARGTTAKRDLGTMDLVLNCRELLAEFFHGYEDADPRYVTFTSNITESLNVVLKGFLKPGMRVLTSSMEHNASMRPLRRLEQQLGVEIRVLQCDSEGVLPLDVLGEALTEKKYDLMVMTHASNVCGTIQDIEGIARLCRSAGVPLVIDSAQTAGVLPIHVTDLGLAALCFTGHKGLMGPQGTGGIVWNPDFAEKVDWFIEGGTGSFSHLEYQPDCMPDKFEAGTPNLPGIAGLRAALQWLIKEGPAKIHAREIELGARFLEGINKNPSILLAGKKTMEGRLPVFPLNFEGHDHAIIAAELVDRAGIETRPGLHCAPIAHKTLGTEAMGGALRVSVGYFNTEEEIDSCLTALNSILSHPVKAKA